Proteins from a genomic interval of bacterium:
- a CDS encoding DUF177 domain-containing protein: MLIHVNAIPEEGQILELNREAGWFPGLIRRKFPDLNPEAESAEGEIEIHKTMQNISLAGGLRLRLKPVCARCGQAFEADLEIPIQRHLVPYFAGPREELLSEEEEIELSAEDLDFSFYHGEEIDLGEILGEEITLALPMRFLCREDCRGLCPRCGQNLNQGDCSCDQRDEFSPFSALKDLKLKS, from the coding sequence ATGCTGATCCATGTGAACGCCATCCCCGAGGAGGGGCAAATCCTGGAGCTGAATCGCGAGGCCGGCTGGTTTCCGGGACTGATCCGCCGGAAGTTCCCCGATTTGAACCCCGAAGCCGAATCGGCCGAGGGCGAAATCGAGATCCACAAGACCATGCAGAACATCTCGCTGGCCGGCGGCCTCCGCCTTCGCTTGAAGCCGGTCTGCGCCCGCTGCGGCCAAGCCTTCGAAGCCGACTTGGAAATCCCGATCCAGCGCCACTTGGTCCCCTATTTCGCCGGTCCCCGCGAGGAGCTGCTCAGCGAGGAGGAGGAGATCGAGCTCAGCGCCGAGGACCTCGATTTCAGCTTTTACCACGGCGAGGAGATCGACCTGGGCGAGATATTGGGCGAGGAGATCACCCTAGCCCTGCCGATGCGCTTTCTCTGCCGCGAGGATTGCAGGGGGCTTTGCCCGCGCTGCGGCCAGAACCTCAATCAAGGCGACTGCTCTTGCGACCAGCGGGACGAGTTTTCCCCCTTTTCGGCCCTCAAGGACTTGAAATTGAAATCCTAA